A region from the Anoplolepis gracilipes chromosome 2, ASM4749672v1, whole genome shotgun sequence genome encodes:
- the Gw gene encoding uncharacterized protein Gw isoform X1 codes for MFPHNSSSHEISTETNAFVQNSMGDVVVLGESSLDGVGEGEGSEHTRYCDIESIANSSMMAAPISHPEATAANDFSTVLLNQAGEFNSTGIGKACQSVAPATTKYPTNHLLICDNNNKINNHNNAEHNHHKYRKQNTPGLLGLQLGSSANNSKSICKTLSDNKTSFSNLYIRICIRVCVNFERDEACRAVGVPSLVRIPKSDSPQRLLRLPNSDDNYSLLGSCLDLGDNNKFKANFSYVSNNNSKSVILLSSTSYSNHYLLFSGGFDKIAAVIPVLCIKRDDSTTTSNRMKLLGDKYALVTSFAQTSRLLAKNRILDDSNIRISLSRRIVRHLLKLHFNGNILVVPVSVYYAQNFAMYAASSSITLIVFRNEVIDHTLRSFLKNLTQLYVQSSISPLCNVTVTELMQHICVPLLVICKSNDYNVGNNYNEYYNNDYSNVASIEEEININNNNNNNNPDVIGNIVDIAVCYKTSVMTTNVRILGSQNDGISCTEATIFTVGALLFQDNNKPLNTCFKISRYNRGLVATDRESNSTIKSVFRSTLSDKCNSNVKFETSHAARLDESDNRRQVKLTVNIPIMTTCKPTMTLTCQSATVASQTIAVPVSRAEIRTNDNEMRLEYFNVLQNDQICIQYMLLSHTDDLNKNDYLCHYDTTKFKLVQIYAIDKLKATITTSKDDAQLICKYDRDNLKRDQSRKNDEDDNDNNDDTIICNGNEDSIVSSTLQWSYLIKCVRALVPACRRTYEEYGSEYGVQRRQLKSILDILFRNPVSQLYHKYNEPITSYKQRWGIPMVLRLAGGGESSLNSGGATNWGTTQTTTPNNNNTNQSGWGGTPGNPPGGANAPNNWGGNRSVTGNPNQNQNQGPPGSQNNPGNVSKVTNPNQQSNQQSGPPTSQSNNPTQANQNNNQWPQGKSNNPSGLGQNPSVQNNNSSGVQQQQSSGSSANNNQSNNPTQGAVSIGNTSATNNPSTKQQLEQLNTMREALFSHDGWGCQNVNQDTNWDVPTSPEPSMTKDGVPIWKPPVNNGTDLWEANLRNGGQPPPQQQTKTPWGHTPATNIGGTWGEDDETADSSNMWTGAPTQSQPSAAQWTGAAGNQAGSNWGDPRIDHRDPRDLRSVDPREMRDPRDHRMSLDPRDHMRVMDPMARDPRMADMRGDPRGISGRLHGANADAMWSQPPGPPGHHQMGHQHPSGPPAKMLNPSNMNQWAAPPPKDIMPGKPTGWEEPSPPTQRRNMPNYDDGTSLWGNPGANQRTIPGSKVSHWKDMPAPNLARGGMQCPPGMPQNRMPGQPGMKPDVGNPMWGHPGAPSGRNGTWTDGPHDTASWDDPKTPATWNEPQLNPAWGGPTAHKPKPMGPAGSWGDSDMDPTPSWAHPTKPTLTKEVIWNSREFRYLCELGFKKEDVEVALRNREMNRDEALELLNQIRPVDQWRRHDTHSGYDPAHQATTAPAYPRFNHVGQQMSFPPGGGVPSGATSGGVGGSVTSASLLKLQQQQQQQTAVPLQQQQPSTNAPQPPFNQASRTTQNQPSTQQLRMLVQQIQLAVHEGYLNHQILNQPLAPQTLMLLNQLLQQIKVLQQLHQQHSLQNTSMKGSNQSALQISVQITKTKQQITNLQNQIAVQQATYMKQQQQHPAPPSQASEYYKSSVHDPMSALQNSFSDLTINKEPPVSQQQSRLNQWKLPSLDKDGDLVSNEFSRAPGTTSKPPTTPGALTQSHSSPNMNPLLGQSDGTWSSRLGDSGWPDPGNSDSTDGKDWQPGGAAYTDLVPEFEPGKPWKGTQIKSIEDDPSITPGSVVRSPLSLATIKDSDTIFSSSSKTSPPPQTANPDTSIPSLSNSTWTFNPPATTPSAFTSTSKNTWGESAPPPTAVTSELWGAPMSKARGPPPGLGSKGATNASNGWGAGLGSVSRSSSSWGLQSSSVSNSAGWMSTWLLLKNLTPQIDGSTLKTLCMQHGPVQDFRLYQNHGIALTKYSSRDEAIKAQGALNNCVLGNTTIFAESPAESEVHTILQQLGHGGQQQAGGSGGAGWGLRPTNKAGPPPDTWGGSSSQLWGAPPTSNSLWSNAGIDNSDQQRATPSSLNSYLPGDLLGEFDSQSTVNLSLYFV; via the exons ATGTTTCCACACAATTCTAGTTCACATGAGATTTCTACAGAAACAAATGCCTTCGTACAAAATTCCATG GGGGATGTAGTAGTATTAGGGGAAAGCAGTCTGGATGGGGTGGGGGAAGGGGAAGGATCAGAGCACACTAGGTACTGTGATATCGAATCGATAGCAAACAGCAGCATGATGGCAGCACCTATTAGCCATCCCGAAGCTACCGCCGCCAATGACTTTTCAACCGTCCTGCTGAACCAAGCTG GTGAGTTCAACTCAACCGGCATAGGTAAGGCCTGCCAGTCAGTGGCGCCAGCAACCACAAAATACCCAACAAATCACCTTCTAATctgcgataataataataaaataaataatcacaaCAATGCAGAACATAATCATCACAAGTACAGAAAGCAAAACACACCGGGCTTGCTTGGTTTGCAGCTGGGCAGCTCCGCCAATAACTCTAAGTCTATTTGTAAGACATTAAGTGATAATAAGACTAGCTTTAGTAAtctatatattagaatatgtaTAAGGGTATGTGTAAATTTTGAAAGGGACGAAGCGTGTCGCGCCGTTGGGGTACCTAGCCTAGTTAGGATACCCAAGTCTGATAGTCCCCAACGGTTGTTACGCCTCCCTAACTCTGACGACAATTACTCCTTACTAGGGTCCTGCCTTGACCTAGGCgacaacaataaatttaaggCTAATTTTAGTTATGTAAGTAATAACAACTCCAAGTCTGTGATATTGCTCAGCTCAACCAGTTACAGTAATCATTACCTCCTCTTTAGTGGTGGCTTTGACAAGATAGCTGCTGTTATCCCGGTACTTTGTATTAAGAGGGACGATTCTACCACCACATCGAATAGAATGAAACTACTAGGTGATAAGTACGCCCTAGTTACCAGTTTTGCTCAGACTTCCAGACTGCTTGCAAAAAATAGAATTCTGGACGATTCTAACATCCGAATCTCGCTGAGCCGCCGAATAGTACGACACCTCTTGAAATTGCATTTCAACGGCAACATTCTAGTAGTACCGGTGTCTGTTTATTACGCTCAGAATTTTGCGATGTACGCCGCCAGTTCTTCCATTACGCTTATCGTTTTCAGAAACGAAGTAATTGACCACACTTTGCGATCTTTCCTGAAAAATCTCAcacaattatatgtacaatctTCTATTTCTCCATTATGTAATGTCACTGTGACCGAGCTGATGCAACACATATGTGTTCCATTATtagtaatatgtaaaagtaatGATTACAACGttggtaataattataatgaatattataataacgacTACAGTAACGTTGCTAGTATTGAAgaggaaattaatattaataataataataataataataatccagATGTTATTGGAAACATTGTTGACATCGCTGTGTGCTACAAGACTAGTGTAATGACTACTAATGTTAGGATCTTAGGGTCTCAAAATGATGGTATTAGTTGTACCGAAGCAACAATATTTACTGTTGGTGCTCTTTTATTTCAGGATAACAATAAGCCTCTAAACACTTGTTTTAAGATTAGTAGATATAATAGGGGATTGGTCGCTACCGATCGTGAATCTAACTCTACCATTAAGTCTGTATTTAGGTCTACGCTAAGCGATAAATGTAATAGTAACGTTAAGTTTGAAACATCTCATGCCGCTCGACTTGACGAATCTGACAACAGAAGGCAAGTTAAGTTGACTGTCAACATTCCTATAATGACTACCTGCAAGCCTACGATGACGCTTACATGCCAATCAGCCACCGTCGCATCCCAAACAATTGCTGTACCTGTGTCTCGGGCGGAGATTCGCACGAACGACAATGAAATGCGATTGGAATATTTCAATGTACTCCAAAATGACCAAATATGTATCCAATATATGTTGCTAAGTCATACAGATGATCTTAATAAGAATGACTATTTGTGTCATTATGACACAACTAAATTTAAACTCGTGCAAATTTATGCTATTGACAAGCTCAAGGCTACTATAACAACATCGAAAGATGACGCTCAGTTGATCTGCAAATATGACCGAGATAATCTTAAACGCGACCAAAGTCGTAAAAACGATGAggatgataatgataataatgatgataCCATCATATGCAACGGCAACGAAGATTCCATTGTATCATCTACGTTGCAATGGTCATACCTTATAAAGTGTGTACGTGCGTTAGTTCCTGCTTGTCGAAGAACATACGAGGAGTACGGGAGCGAATATGGAGTTCAACGGCGTCAACTAAAATCCATCTTGGACATCCTATTTCGTAATCCTGTTTCGCAATTATATCACAAGTACAACGAGCCTATTACAAGTTATAAACAACGTTGGGGAATACCAATGGTCCTGCGATTAGCAGGGGGCGGAGAGAGTTCCTTGAATAGCGGTGGAGCTACCAATTGGGGGACGACGCAAACCACTACGCCGAATAACAACAATACGAATCAGAGTGGATGGGGTGGTACACCCGGTAATCCACCTGGTGGTGCTAATGCACCCAATAATTGGGGCGGAAATCGATCTGTCACTGGAAATccaaatcaaaatcaaaatcaagGACCGCCTGGAAGCCAAAATAATCCAG GTAATGTGAGTAAAGTTACTAATCCCAATCAACAATCGAATCAACAATCTGGTCCGCCAACGTCTCAATCAAATAATCCTACTCAAGCAAATCAGAATAATAACCAATGGCCTCAGGGAAAGTCTAACAATCCAAGTGGTCTTGGACAGAATCCATCAGTGCAAAATAACAACAGTAGCGGCGTCCAACAGCAACAATCTTCAGGTTCGAGTGCGAATAACAATCAATCGAATAATCCTACCCAAGGAGCTGTGAGTATCGGCAATACTTCGGCGACTAATAACCCATCTACTAAACAGCAACTCGAGCAACTCAATACGATGAGAGAAGCGCTCTTCAGTCATGATGGCTGGGGCTGT CAAAACGTGAATCAAGATACAAATTGGGACGTGCCGACGTCTCCCGAACCAAGCATGACTAAAGACGGTGTACCGATCTGGAAACCACCAGTGAACAACGGTACCGATCTATGGGAGGCGAATCTACGTAACGGTGGACAACCGCCACCTCAGCAGCAGACGAAAACGCCATGGGGTCACACTCCGGCGACCAATATTGGCGGTACCTGGGGCGAGGATGACGAAACAGCTGATTCGTCTAACATGTGGACTGGTGCACCGACACAGTCACAGCCGAGTGCTGCTCAATGGACCGGTGCTGCTGGCAATCAAGCTG GATCCAATTGGGGTGATCCCAGAATAGACCACAGAGATCCAAGAGACTTGCGATCTGTGGATCCGAGAGAAATGCGTGACCCACGGGATCATCGTATGTCCTTGGATCCACGAGATCATATGCGTGTGATGGATCCGATGGCTCGTGATCCGCGAATGGCCGACATGCGTGGCGATCCGCGTGGGATATCGGGACGTTTGCATGGGGCAAACGCGGACGCGATGTGGAGCCAGCCACCTGGGCCTCCTGGACATCATCAGATGGGTCATCAACACCCGTCCGGACCACCAGCGAAGATGCTCAATCCATCGAACATGAATCAATGGGCCGCGCCACCGCCAAAGGATATTATGCCTGGCAAACCAACCGGTTGGGAAGAACCCTCACCGCCGACACAACGACGCAATATGCCCAATTATGATGATGGTACTAGCCTCTGGGGAAATCCGGGTGCTAATCAACGCACCATACCGGGTAGCAAAGTGTCACACTGGAAAGATATGCCTGCACCGAACTTGGCTCGTGGAG GCATGCAATGTCCACCGGGTATGCCACAAAACAGAATGCCAGGACAACCTGGAATGAAACCAGATGTAGGTAATCCTATGTGGGGTCACCCCGGCGCTCCAAGTGGACGCAACGGAACCTGGACAGACGGGCCGCATGACACCGCATCTTGGGATGATCCTAAGACACCCGCTACATGGAATGAACCTCAACTGAATCCAGCTTGGGGTGGTCCAACTGCGCACAAACCAAAGCCTATGGGACCTGCTGGTAGTTGGGGCGACTCTGATATGGATCCGACTCCCAGCTGGGCTCATCCTACAAAGCCCACTTTAACCAAGGAAGTTATTTGGAACAGTCGCGAATTCCGATATCTCTGCGAATTAGGATTTAAG aaagaagaTGTTGAAGTGGCATTAAGGAATCGAGAGATGAATCGAGATGAGGCACTGGAACTTCTCAATCAAATACGTCCTGTCGACCAGTGGAGACGCCACGACACGCACTCGGGTTACGATCCGGCACATCAAGCGACCACCGCACCTGCGTATCCTCGATTCAATCATGTGGGACAGCAGATGTCATTTCCTCCA GGCGGAGGAGTGCCCAGTGGGGCGACCAGTGGGGGCGTAGGTGGTTCTGTCACCAGCGCTAGTCTTCTCAAACttcaacaacaacaacagcaacaGACAGCTGTTCCGCTACAACAACAGCAGCCAAGTACCAATGCGCCACAACCCCCTTTCAATCAG GCATCTCGCACAACACAGAATCAACCAAGTACACAGCAATTACGTATGCTTGTGCAGCAAATTCAATTAGCTGTCCATGAAGGATATCTGAATCACCAGATTTTAAATCAACCACTAGCGCCTCAAACTCTGATGTTACTAAATCAGCTGCTACAACAAATCAAGGTTTTGCAGCAATTGCATCAACAGCATTCTCTCCAGAATACTTCAATGAAAGGAAGCAATCAGTCTGCTCTGCAGATTAGTGTTCAAATTACGAAAACCAAGCAGCAAATCACGAATTTGCAAAATCAGATCGCGGTACAGCAAGCGACATACATgaaacaacaacaacaacatccAGCTCCTCCGTCACAAGCGTCAGAGTACTACAAATCCTCTGTGCACGATCCCATGTCAGCATTGCAGAACAGTTTTAGTGATTTAACGATAAACAAAGAACCTCCAGTG agtcAGCAACAGTCGAGATTAAATCAGTGGAAGTTGCCATCACTCGATAAGGACGGCGATTTAGTGTCAAACGAATTCTCCCGTGCTCCCGGAACTACAAGTAAACCACCCACAACACCTGGTGCTTTGACTCAATCGCATAGCAGTCCAAACATGAATCCATTGTTAGGTCAAAGCGACGGCACATGGTCTTCTCGACTCGGCGACAGTGGCTGGCCTGATCCAGGTAACAGCGATTCGACCGATGGAAAGGACTGGCAACCAGGTGGTGCCGCATATACAGATCTTGTACCGGAATTTGAACCAGGGAAGCCATGGAAG GGTACCCAGATAAAAAGCATCGAGGATGATCCTAGCATCACTCCCGGTTCTGTCGTACGCTCTCCGTTATCTCTGGCAACTATCAAGGATTCCGATACTATTTTTTCGTCGAGCAGCAAGACATCACCGCCACCGCAAACAGCCAATCCTGACACATCAATCCCGAGTCTAAGTAATTCTACGTGGACATTTAATCCACCAGCTACCACACCTAGTGCATTTACTAG CACTTCCAAGAATACATGGGGAGAATCTGCTCCTCCGCCTACTGCTGTGACTTCAGAACTTTGGGGTGCACCAATGAGTAAAGCGCGCGGTCCACCTCCTGGTTTGGGTAGTAAAGGAGCTACAAACGCGAGTAATGGCTGGGGAGCCGGTTTAGGAAGTGTCAGTAGATCGTCTAGTTCGTGGGGTCTTCAATCATCGTCGGTTAGCAATTCGGCAGGTTGGATGTCTACTTGGCTTCTGCTGAAGAATCTTACTCCGCAAATCGACGGTTCTACTTTGAAAACGCTATGTATGCAACATGGACCGGTTCAAGATTTCCGTCTCTACCAAAATCATGGAATTGCTTTAACGAAATATTCTTCTCGCGACGAGGCAATCAAG gCACAAGGAGCCCTAAACAATTGCGTCCTGGGTAACACAACGATATTTGCCGAGTCGCCCGCAGAGAGCGAGGTGCACACGATTCTGCAGCAACTCGGCCACGGCGGACAGCAGCAAGCCGGTGGTTCCGGCGGGGCCGGTTGGGGCCTTAGACCAACTAACAAAGCTGGCCCGCCGCCCGATACATGGGGAGGTAGCTCTAGTCAGCTCTGGGGCGCCCCACCCACCAGCAATTCTCTGTGGAGCAATGCCGGGATAGACAACAGTGACCAGCAACGAGCAACTCCCAGTTCTCTCAACTCGTACTTACCCGGAGATCTTCTGGGAG